A region of Stegostoma tigrinum isolate sSteTig4 chromosome 3, sSteTig4.hap1, whole genome shotgun sequence DNA encodes the following proteins:
- the ccnh gene encoding cyclin-H isoform X3 has protein sequence MFNNSTQKKCWLFQNEEILENMRTEANKKYQTKILACGKLSIVTLLEPQEEEVLRKYYEKRLLEFCSAFKPIMPKSVVGTASMYFKRFFLNNSVMEYHPRTIMLTSVYLACKVDEFNVSSSQFVANLWESPAGQEKALEQILEYELLLIQQLNFHLIVHNPFRPFEGFLIDLKARCSVVENPEALRKTADEFLSRATTTDVGLLFTPSQIAIAAIHFSASRAGINLDSYLTECLMLKDNNECLSKLVEVIRQRRGKVMKKMEQFPKNQNWKRRNGVMMI, from the exons ATGTTTAACAACAGTACACAGAAGAAATGTTGGCTTTTTCAGAATGAAGAAATATTAGAAAATATGAGAACTGAAGCCAATAAGAAATATCAGACAAAGATTCTGGCATGTGGAAag CTTTCTATAGTGACATTACTGGAGCCTCAGGAAGAGGAGGTACTACGCAAATATTATGAAAAAAGACTGTTGGAATTCTGCTCTGCATTTAAACCCATCATGCCTAAATCCGTGGTG GGAACCGCAAGTATGTATTTCAAGAGATTCTTTTTGAATAATTCCGTAATGGAATATCATCCAAGGACTATTAT GTTGACAAGTGTATACTTAGCGTGTAAAGTGGATGAATTTAATGTCTCCAGTTCGCAGTTTGTTGCTAATCTGTGGGAAAGCCCTGCGGGTCAAGAGAAGGCTTTGGAACAGATCCTTGAGTATGAACTGTTGCTTATTCAGCAGTTGAACTTTCATCTCATTGTCCACAATCCATTTCGACCTTTTGAGGGTTTTCTTATTGATCTAAAG GCTCGATGCTCAGTGGTAGAAAATCCAGAAGCCTTGCGAAAAACGGCAGATGAGTTTCTGAGCAGAGCAACTACAACTGATGTTGGTCTTCTCTTTACACCATCACAAATAGCAATAGCAGCTATTCATTTCAGTGCCTCCAGGGCAGGCATTAATCTGGATAG CTACTTAACAGAATGCCTTATGCTGAAAGACAACAATGAATGCCTGTCAAAACTGGTTGAAGTAATCAGAC